TAGGTTGAGATGTTGCCAGTACGGCTCTATAGTATGCTCACCGATCTTTCTACATGATGGACTTCACATATAGAGAGGTGTCTACGTTACAGGGATTCAAATCAGACAATATACACATCATATAGACTAAACTCAGCATGCATCCCTGCTGCTATACGCGGCGTCTACGTAGACACTCTCAATGAGCAGAGAAATGGCCTCGGCCATACATACTAATCCAGCCAGTAAATAATACATTCTCGTCCATCTAGATATATTCACCCTATCATACACACAGTCCTTCTCCCTATGTACTCCATTACTATCTATCCCCATACCATACATACCACATCTAAACCCCAAAAACCTCCTTAACCAGCGTCTTCTTATTAACTAAATCCCACAAAGTCAGTAAACCATCCCCAActtgaagaaagaaacagaaagaaagaaggaaaaactCACCCTTCCCCATCGCATTCCTAGGAATCACCCCCTCCAGgaccttcatctcctgcgGCATCTTATACCCCGCCAAGCGATCCTTCAACGCCCTGCGCATATCCAACGCACCCCAGGGCTTATCCCCATTCTTCCCACCTCCTTTACTTCTATACTCGGGCCTGAGGACCACGATCGCGGCGACTTTCTGGCCCCATTGTTCCGAGGGGAGGCCTACGACGGCGGCTTCGGCGATTTGGGGACTTCAGAGATTAACATCACATCAGTTTGATGGTTGTTAAGAGTATTAGGGGGGATAGGGATAGGGGCACTCACAGCGAAAGCAACTCCCTCTCGACTTCCAACGCACTCACCTTCTCTCCGCCCGTCTTGATGATATCTACGCTTCGGCGACCCTGGATGAAGTACATTGGGCCTTGGGCCCATTCGCCGCTTGAGCCGTGGCCGGCGGTGGGGACGGGTCTGCGGACGGCGACGTCGCCGGTCTTGAACCACGGTCTTTTGGGGTCTGTTTCGTCGGCGACGAAGGATTCTTGCGTGGCTTTGTCGTTCGCCCAGTATTCTTTGAAGATGGTGGGGCCGCGGAGCTGGATCTCGCCTTCGCGTTCACGGCCCGTCGTGGGGTCGAGCTCTTCGCCCGGGTTGATGACTTCGTTTGTGTCGGTGTCGACGAGACGGGCTTCTACCGAGGGTAGGGGCCAGCCGACGCTGCCGTCGACGCGGTCGGTGAAGTCGAGCCCGCAGCTGATGGCCATGCCGACTTCCGTCATGCCGTAGCGTTCGAGGAGGACGTTGCCGTTGCTGAGGTCCGACCAGGCCTTTTTTGtcggggtggggagggcggCGGAGCCGGAGATGTTGAGGCGGAGGTTCTCTGGGGAGATGGCCTGTCGGGCGGCTTCTTGGGTGGGTGTGGGGAGGTTGGGGAACGAGGTTAGGAGGCGGTTGTAGATTGTGGGCACGGCTGTGAGGAAGGTGATTTTGCTGCGTGTGGATGAGGTTTGGGGGAGGAATGGGGCGGCGAGGCGCGTCCAGACGGCGTCGGTGTTGAAGGGGAACATGAATTCGATGGAGGAGCCGGCCAGGATAGGCGTCACAATGGCGTTGACGGTGCCGTGGATGTGGtgtagggggaggaggtggaggagccgGTCTTGCGGGGTGTAGTTCCAggcttggaggagggaggcCGCTTGGGCTGTTAGGGCGGATTGGGGGATGAGGACGCCTTTCTGGGGGTTGTTAGTTCTGTAGATTTGTGAAGGTGTGGAGGGTCATACGGGTCTGTTGGTGGTGCCGGATGTATAGAGCATCATTCCACCGCGCGATTCA
The window above is part of the Aspergillus luchuensis IFO 4308 DNA, chromosome 8, nearly complete sequence genome. Proteins encoded here:
- a CDS encoding acyl-CoA synthetase (COG:I;~EggNog:ENOG410PKQX;~InterPro:IPR042099,IPR000873,IPR025110;~PFAM:PF00501,PF13193); the encoded protein is MSGRTLMPLLSRGSIASPSRQHSFHTLLAWRCGAPTSRPRSLVTPLARRSISSLPNLPLFRALQDHDQSNLAVVHSASARSFTYGNLVADVLQAKDRLLHSAGSGKDGLSGERVAFLAENSYDYVVTLLSILASDAIALPLSPAFPMGELKYIMDNSQAKVLLATEKYAAKAQELVKAGLDREPVLDIKEKIKVGANNTGSVSLEDIGVESRGGMMLYTSGTTNRPKGVLIPQSALTAQAASLLQAWNYTPQDRLLHLLPLHHIHGTVNAIVTPILAGSSIEFMFPFNTDAVWTRLAAPFLPQTSSTRSKITFLTAVPTIYNRLLTSFPNLPTPTQEAARQAISPENLRLNISGSAALPTPTKKAWSDLSNGNVLLERYGMTEVGMAISCGLDFTDRVDGSVGWPLPSVEARLVDTDTNEVINPGEELDPTTGREREGEIQLRGPTIFKEYWANDKATQESFVADETDPKRPWFKTGDVAVRRPVPTAGHGSSGEWAQGPMYFIQGRRSVDIIKTGGEKVSALEVERELLSLPQIAEAAVVGLPSEQWGQKVAAIVVLRPEYRSKGGGKNGDKPWGALDMRRALKDRLAGYKMPQEMKVLEGVIPRNAMGKVNKKTLVKEVFGV